A single Desulfovibrio piger DNA region contains:
- a CDS encoding PP2C family protein-serine/threonine phosphatase: MNASLRLRLALLVICSVALTVALVLYLTWQRVGETMIGMEEKNFATLLLVEEERLNTATLNHLAGKVRAVLMRKAQLRDASARIQALLRSLDRHGEGGPGYSGLQPLLSVMDAASIGLVDDIDSIRMEILDTEKLLAGWTSLLGLSSSLRDVKQRPVQRLLRQLPRDGDFAVLDLPRLVATNEGGMVSSGTYRPVLAYFLPLDGNRPSREILVAMIPLDDLEKMAVRAQAQLLEDTREKFREMALYPGGLVALLDSDGRMLVSGGDGLLPDGLDAARAEARQTGMAKVILPSQRGDMLCLLGSIRAFGWYVALTAPLDEIQQPSYSLLGSLLAVSLPIMLLVALAALFMLIRTLRPLKLLTRKTRQLAGVDFAAPDALDRLEPLLSQGLPLERRDELGQLARAYAHLGGALAANIRNLMEATASKERMEGELSAAREIQMGILPPPDGAPEMCGFRASAFLDPAKEVGGDMYDFFVTGDGRRALVLGDVSGKGVPAALFMSMTVTLVRYALGSGLDPAAAMSQVNAMLEAHNPGNMFVTLFLALYDPQSGELAYANGGHCPPYIIDAASDAPPRMLDKLSGPLVGVMPDMEYTLFTDTLREQETCLIFTDGVTEAMNSDKELYGEARLRDFMAAHRGAPPRELLTLIFSELVRFRGEEPQSDDITMLAFCRTRNTRVAQPAPTARTSS; the protein is encoded by the coding sequence ATGAACGCAAGCCTTCGTCTGCGCCTGGCCCTGCTGGTGATCTGCTCCGTGGCCCTTACCGTCGCGCTGGTCCTGTACCTGACCTGGCAGCGCGTCGGGGAGACCATGATCGGGATGGAAGAAAAAAATTTCGCCACCCTGCTGCTGGTGGAAGAGGAACGGCTCAACACTGCCACCCTCAACCATCTGGCCGGCAAGGTGCGTGCCGTCCTCATGCGCAAGGCGCAGCTGCGGGACGCCTCCGCCCGTATCCAGGCGCTGCTGCGCTCCCTCGACCGGCACGGTGAGGGCGGCCCCGGATATTCCGGCCTGCAGCCCCTGCTCTCTGTCATGGACGCCGCCAGCATTGGCCTGGTGGACGATATCGACAGCATACGCATGGAGATCCTGGATACGGAAAAGCTTCTTGCCGGCTGGACGAGCCTGCTGGGCCTGTCGTCCAGTCTGCGGGATGTGAAGCAGCGGCCTGTGCAGCGCCTGCTCAGGCAATTGCCCCGGGACGGCGATTTTGCCGTTCTGGACCTGCCCCGCCTCGTGGCCACCAACGAGGGCGGCATGGTTTCCTCCGGCACCTACCGCCCGGTACTGGCCTATTTCCTGCCGCTGGACGGGAACAGGCCCTCACGGGAGATACTGGTCGCCATGATCCCCCTGGACGACCTGGAAAAGATGGCCGTCCGGGCCCAGGCGCAGCTGCTGGAGGATACCAGGGAAAAATTCCGGGAGATGGCCCTCTACCCCGGCGGGCTCGTGGCCCTGCTGGACAGTGACGGCCGCATGCTGGTCTCCGGTGGCGACGGCCTGCTCCCGGACGGCCTTGACGCGGCCCGGGCAGAAGCCCGCCAGACCGGCATGGCCAAGGTCATCCTGCCCTCGCAACGGGGCGACATGCTCTGCCTGCTGGGCAGCATCCGGGCATTCGGCTGGTATGTGGCCCTCACGGCTCCCCTGGACGAGATACAGCAGCCTTCCTACAGCCTGCTGGGCAGCCTGCTGGCCGTGAGCCTGCCCATCATGCTGCTGGTGGCCCTGGCGGCCCTGTTCATGCTCATCAGGACGTTGCGGCCCCTGAAACTGCTGACCCGCAAGACCCGCCAGCTGGCCGGCGTGGATTTTGCCGCGCCCGATGCCCTTGACCGGCTTGAGCCCCTCCTCAGCCAGGGGCTGCCGCTGGAGCGCCGTGACGAGCTGGGGCAGCTGGCCCGTGCCTACGCCCATCTGGGCGGGGCCCTTGCCGCCAACATCCGCAACCTGATGGAGGCCACCGCCAGCAAGGAACGCATGGAAGGGGAGCTTTCCGCCGCACGCGAGATCCAGATGGGCATCCTTCCGCCCCCGGACGGCGCTCCCGAGATGTGCGGTTTCCGGGCCTCGGCCTTTCTGGATCCCGCCAAGGAAGTGGGCGGCGACATGTACGACTTTTTCGTCACCGGCGACGGCCGTCGGGCCCTCGTCCTGGGCGACGTGTCCGGCAAGGGCGTCCCGGCGGCCCTGTTCATGTCCATGACCGTCACTCTCGTGCGCTACGCCCTCGGTTCCGGGCTCGACCCGGCCGCCGCCATGTCACAGGTCAACGCCATGCTTGAAGCCCACAACCCGGGCAACATGTTCGTGACCCTCTTCCTGGCCCTGTACGACCCCCAAAGCGGCGAGCTGGCCTATGCCAACGGCGGCCACTGCCCGCCCTACATCATCGATGCCGCCTCGGATGCCCCGCCCCGCATGCTGGACAAGCTGAGCGGCCCGCTGGTGGGCGTCATGCCGGATATGGAATACACGCTGTTCACGGATACCCTCAGGGAACAGGAGACCTGCCTGATCTTCACCGACGGGGTGACCGAAGCCATGAACAGCGACAAGGAACTGTACGGCGAGGCCCGGTTGCGGGACTTCATGGCCGCCCATCGCGGGGCCCCGCCCCGGGAACTGCTGACGCTCATCTTCTCGGAGCTTGTCCGCTTCCGGGGTGAAGAGCCGCAATCCGACGACATCACCATGCTGGCCTTTTGCCGCACGCGCAACACCCGCGTGGCCCAGCCCGCCCCTACTGCCCGGACGTCCTCATGA
- a CDS encoding sigma-54 interaction domain-containing protein, which yields MHEKNARTLALLIRLCDDLAWGRPADADALFALTREGSSSPELERLAEAFGMMIVKVEAREFQRAELLEKMEQLSQELEKSRLRLHEDNRQVVETLQKEYNVRRIIGRCPAMRQVVAQALAIARRPINTLILGPSGTGKEIFAKTIHYHSPRRDAPFVAVNCTAIPESLFESEMFGIEKGVATGVSARRGLVEEASGGTLFLDELADMSLPNQAKLLRVLEEREVLRVGSARPVPVDIKVIAATNVDLRQAVARGRFRQDLYYRLNVAELMLPPLHERGDDILLLARHLLAQHARNMERAALILAPATQQCLLAYDWPGNVRELSNEMERAAALTVDTVVRPSDLSPKLLAALARHGGIRTPGAALREPPVVQETFNLEQTERLLVQRALDACQGNKSRAAELLGITREGLRKKLLRLGRTARGHDGEEA from the coding sequence ATGCACGAAAAGAACGCCCGAACCCTCGCCCTGCTGATCCGTTTGTGCGACGACCTTGCCTGGGGGCGTCCCGCGGATGCGGACGCCCTGTTCGCCCTGACCCGGGAAGGCAGCTCCTCGCCGGAGCTGGAGCGCCTGGCCGAAGCCTTCGGCATGATGATCGTCAAGGTGGAGGCCCGCGAATTCCAGAGGGCGGAACTGCTGGAAAAGATGGAGCAGCTCTCCCAGGAGCTGGAGAAAAGCCGCCTGCGCCTGCACGAGGATAACAGGCAGGTGGTGGAGACCCTGCAGAAGGAGTACAACGTCCGCCGCATCATCGGCCGCTGTCCGGCCATGCGGCAGGTGGTGGCCCAGGCCCTGGCCATCGCCCGGCGGCCCATCAATACCCTGATCCTGGGGCCTTCCGGCACGGGCAAGGAGATATTCGCCAAGACCATCCACTACCACTCTCCCCGGCGCGACGCCCCCTTTGTGGCCGTCAACTGTACGGCCATCCCCGAATCCCTGTTCGAAAGCGAGATGTTCGGCATCGAAAAGGGCGTGGCCACCGGTGTCAGCGCCCGGCGCGGCCTGGTGGAGGAAGCCTCGGGCGGGACGCTCTTCCTTGACGAGCTGGCGGACATGTCCCTGCCCAATCAGGCCAAGCTCCTGCGCGTGCTTGAGGAACGGGAAGTCCTGCGCGTGGGCAGCGCCCGGCCCGTGCCCGTGGACATCAAGGTCATCGCGGCCACCAATGTGGACCTGCGGCAGGCCGTGGCCCGGGGGCGCTTCAGGCAGGACCTGTACTACCGCCTCAATGTGGCCGAGCTGATGCTCCCGCCCCTGCATGAACGGGGCGACGACATCCTGCTGCTGGCCCGGCACCTGCTGGCCCAGCATGCGCGCAATATGGAACGCGCCGCCCTGATCCTGGCCCCGGCCACCCAGCAGTGCCTGCTGGCCTACGACTGGCCCGGCAATGTGCGCGAACTGAGCAACGAGATGGAACGGGCGGCGGCGCTGACTGTGGATACGGTCGTCCGGCCCTCGGATCTTTCCCCCAAGCTGCTGGCCGCCCTGGCGCGCCACGGCGGCATACGGACACCCGGCGCTGCGCTCCGGGAGCCGCCGGTCGTCCAGGAAACGTTCAACCTGGAGCAGACGGAACGCCTGCTGGTGCAGCGGGCCCTCGACGCGTGTCAGGGCAACAAGAGCCGGGCCGCGGAACTGCTGGGCATCACCCGGGAAGGCCTGCGCAAGAAACTGCTGCGCCTCGGCCGGACGGCCCGCGGCCATGACGGGGAGGAGGCATGA